A single region of the Enterobacter cloacae complex sp. R_G8 genome encodes:
- a CDS encoding RNA polymerase sigma factor — MKTGEAGRSLLMSAVNACRARLSAFIRGRTPVRDDADDILQEITYQLMKVEQPVENVAAWLFRAARNEMTDRARKKREVPLSGYFSFTGEEDDDFPEDEIAETLFGVPHTPEEEYLKTLLWEELGQALAELPAAQREVFEKTELQGYSIKLLVGETGVSEQALLSRKHKAVLFLRTRLRDVYDALTGS; from the coding sequence ATGAAAACCGGGGAAGCGGGCAGATCCTTGCTGATGTCGGCGGTTAATGCCTGCCGCGCCCGGCTGAGCGCCTTCATTCGCGGAAGAACCCCGGTACGTGACGACGCCGACGATATTTTGCAGGAGATCACGTATCAGCTGATGAAGGTGGAACAGCCGGTCGAAAACGTTGCCGCGTGGCTGTTTCGCGCGGCGCGAAATGAGATGACCGACCGGGCACGCAAAAAGCGTGAAGTGCCGCTCTCCGGTTATTTCAGTTTCACAGGCGAGGAGGATGACGATTTCCCGGAAGACGAGATCGCTGAAACCCTGTTCGGTGTTCCGCATACCCCGGAAGAGGAGTACCTCAAAACGCTGCTGTGGGAAGAACTGGGGCAGGCGCTGGCTGAACTGCCCGCCGCGCAGCGCGAGGTCTTTGAAAAGACGGAGTTGCAGGGCTACAGCATTAAATTGCTGGTCGGCGAAACCGGGGTCAGCGAGCAGGCGTTATTATCACGTAAGCATAAGGCTGTGCTGTTCCTGCGAACGCGATTGCGGGACGTTTATGACGCGCTGACAGGGAGTTAA
- a CDS encoding protein-disulfide reductase DsbD, whose translation MVNLFRGLVLLWLSGMGIAHAADTGWLVSPQNDHARIRFQAERDQDRIIGLLSVELQPGWKTYWRSPGEGGVAPKISWPQGVKDTWYWPVPSRFDISGLTTQGYHDSVTIPITIAGTDADVLDATLTLSTCSNVCLLTDYTLHLDFRAPADAGFRTAFEDAMRSIPGSSGVSSDFSAWLSDGKLMMTGTTEGEWVNPGIYFDPLEGDILPGEPVIKHTGNRLQVAVPVTDEWGDKPATLAGKTLSFVVTNGDKAQQTQLTVGAAPADAVQSAPAGTAKMLAFALLGGLILNLMPCVLPVMGMKLSSVLQAGTDTRKIRLRFLATTAGILTSFMLLATMVTVLKVTGASLGWGIQFQNPWFIGLMVAVTFIFALNLFGAFELFLPSAATGRLATTGGTGLTGSFCEGMFATLLATPCSAPFLGTAVAFALGAPLHSLWLIFLMLGVGMSLPWLFVALIPKTALLLPKPGRWMNTLKVILGVMMLASSLWLVTLLSLHLGETFSHILMLLLIVVAIVACVLSAQKTSPLFWVVALVLAILGGYQLRGIVNATPVTTTENSEQTIPWQPLSEEAISDALAQGKRVFVDISADWCVTCKVNEHRVLNQPEVIAALRQPDVVALRGDWSQPSETIAAFLKTRNRYAIPFNQVYGPGTPEGDILSPLLDKRTLMTTLNKAKG comes from the coding sequence ATGGTTAACCTTTTCAGGGGACTCGTCCTCCTGTGGCTGTCCGGCATGGGTATTGCTCATGCGGCAGATACGGGCTGGCTGGTGTCACCGCAAAACGATCACGCCCGCATCCGCTTTCAGGCTGAGCGGGATCAAGACCGCATCATCGGCCTGCTCAGCGTCGAGCTGCAGCCCGGCTGGAAAACCTACTGGCGTTCGCCGGGCGAGGGCGGCGTGGCCCCCAAAATCAGCTGGCCACAGGGCGTTAAGGATACCTGGTACTGGCCGGTACCTTCGCGCTTTGATATTTCAGGCCTGACGACCCAGGGCTACCACGATAGCGTTACGATCCCCATTACGATCGCCGGGACGGACGCGGATGTGCTCGACGCCACACTTACGCTCTCAACCTGCAGCAACGTCTGTCTGTTGACGGACTACACGCTGCATCTCGATTTCCGCGCGCCAGCGGATGCGGGCTTCCGTACGGCATTTGAAGACGCGATGCGTTCAATACCCGGTTCGTCTGGCGTGTCGTCAGACTTCAGCGCCTGGTTATCAGACGGCAAGCTGATGATGACGGGCACGACGGAAGGCGAATGGGTCAATCCCGGAATCTATTTTGACCCGCTGGAGGGTGACATTCTGCCCGGCGAACCGGTGATTAAGCACACCGGAAACCGGCTTCAGGTCGCGGTTCCGGTCACCGATGAGTGGGGCGATAAACCCGCGACGCTTGCGGGGAAAACGCTGTCATTTGTCGTCACCAACGGCGATAAAGCCCAGCAAACGCAACTGACTGTAGGCGCAGCCCCCGCAGACGCAGTGCAGAGTGCGCCCGCGGGAACAGCAAAAATGCTGGCCTTTGCCCTGCTGGGCGGGCTGATCCTGAACCTGATGCCCTGCGTATTGCCGGTAATGGGCATGAAACTCAGCAGCGTCCTGCAGGCGGGGACGGACACGCGGAAGATCCGGCTGCGTTTCCTGGCGACCACTGCGGGTATTCTGACCTCCTTTATGCTGCTGGCCACGATGGTGACCGTCCTGAAAGTGACCGGCGCGTCGCTGGGCTGGGGCATCCAGTTCCAGAACCCGTGGTTTATTGGGCTGATGGTCGCCGTGACCTTTATCTTTGCGCTGAACCTGTTTGGTGCGTTTGAGCTGTTTCTGCCTTCCGCCGCCACCGGACGGCTCGCTACAACGGGTGGAACCGGACTGACGGGCAGCTTCTGCGAAGGCATGTTTGCCACGCTGCTCGCCACGCCGTGTTCCGCGCCGTTCCTCGGTACGGCCGTGGCCTTCGCGCTGGGCGCGCCGCTGCATTCGCTGTGGCTTATCTTCCTGATGCTCGGCGTGGGCATGAGTTTGCCGTGGCTGTTCGTCGCGTTGATCCCCAAAACCGCCTTGTTGCTACCAAAACCAGGCCGCTGGATGAATACCCTGAAGGTGATTCTGGGAGTGATGATGCTGGCCTCCAGCCTGTGGCTGGTGACGTTGCTGAGTCTGCATCTGGGCGAGACGTTCAGCCACATCCTGATGCTGCTTCTGATTGTGGTTGCCATTGTGGCCTGTGTGCTAAGCGCTCAGAAAACGTCGCCGCTGTTCTGGGTGGTGGCGCTCGTGCTGGCCATATTGGGCGGATATCAGCTGCGCGGGATAGTGAACGCAACGCCGGTTACCACGACTGAGAATAGCGAACAGACGATCCCGTGGCAGCCGCTCAGTGAGGAGGCAATCAGCGATGCGCTTGCGCAGGGGAAACGGGTGTTTGTGGATATCTCGGCGGACTGGTGCGTCACCTGCAAGGTGAATGAGCACCGGGTGCTCAATCAGCCGGAGGTTATCGCCGCGCTGCGCCAGCCGGATGTGGTGGCGCTACGCGGAGACTGGAGTCAGCCATCAGAGACGATTGCGGCGTTTCTGAAAACACGCAACCGCTACGCCATCCCGTTTAATCAGGTGTATGGCCCCGGAACGCCGGAGGGCGACATCCTCTCGCCACTGCTGGACAAACGCACCCTGATGACCACTCTGAACAAAGCAAAAGGCTAA
- a CDS encoding DsbA family protein: protein MKKILITFLLFFASAQVMAADPITPDQEQRAQRLVYDFLFNDPDSPRIGAKNPKLTLVVFTDYNCPYCKKFDPYLEKIVEKHPEVAVVFKFLPFRSESSLTAARDALTVWRSHPEQFMKFNETLMAKKGYHDDASIQEAQKRAGVNVATPDDTSLVTVKRSLIIAEKLGIQGTPATLIGEGLLPGWVPFEQFDEMVTDALKNR from the coding sequence ATGAAAAAAATCCTTATTACGTTTCTGCTGTTTTTCGCGTCAGCTCAGGTCATGGCGGCGGACCCGATCACTCCGGATCAGGAGCAACGCGCTCAGAGGCTGGTCTACGATTTTCTGTTTAACGACCCGGATTCGCCGCGTATCGGTGCCAAAAATCCAAAACTGACGCTGGTGGTCTTTACGGACTACAACTGTCCCTACTGCAAAAAATTCGATCCGTATCTGGAGAAGATCGTCGAGAAACATCCTGAGGTGGCAGTGGTGTTTAAGTTCCTGCCATTCCGTTCGGAGAGCTCGCTGACTGCCGCGCGCGACGCGTTAACCGTCTGGCGTTCACATCCTGAGCAGTTTATGAAATTCAACGAGACCCTGATGGCGAAAAAAGGGTATCACGATGACGCCAGCATTCAGGAGGCGCAAAAGCGCGCGGGCGTGAATGTTGCAACGCCGGATGATACGAGCCTGGTCACGGTAAAACGCAGCCTGATCATCGCCGAGAAACTGGGTATTCAGGGGACACCGGCCACGCTGATTGGCGAAGGATTGTTACCCGGCTGGGTACCGTTTGAACAGTTTGATGAAATGGTCACTGATGCACTGAAAAACCGCTAA
- a CDS encoding glycoside hydrolase family 10 protein — protein sequence MMRHVKRTGALLGCALLLVSCSSKPPKSLVTPLPTTSKPTQQANEPMRGIWLATVSRLDWPPVASVNGRSADQRIAMQKQALIDKLDNLKRLGINTVFFQVKPDSTALWSSKILPWSDMLTGNIGEYPGYDPLQFMLDEAHKRGMKVHAWFNPYRVSTNTRPSTIAALNRTSYQQPSSVYVQHPEWVRIAGDRFVLDPGIPEVRDWITRVVTEVVANYPIDGVQFDDYFYAESPRSTLNDAQTYRQYGQGFSSKADWRRHNTQQLIVQVSRAIKQTKPDVEFGVSPAGVWRNRSFDPAGSDTRGAAAYDESYADTRQWVQQGLLDYIAPQIYWPFSRDAARYDVLTKWWADVVKPTHTRLYIGIAFYKVGEPSRNEPDWTVQGGVPELKKQLDLNDALPNVNGTILFREDYLNQPQTQQAVNYLKGRWGS from the coding sequence ATGATGCGACATGTAAAACGGACGGGTGCGCTGCTTGGCTGCGCGCTTTTACTTGTTAGTTGCTCCTCAAAACCCCCAAAGTCGCTGGTCACACCGCTCCCGACCACAAGCAAACCGACGCAGCAGGCAAATGAGCCGATGCGTGGGATCTGGCTGGCGACTGTCTCCCGCCTTGACTGGCCGCCAGTCGCGTCGGTGAATGGCCGCAGTGCTGACCAGCGTATCGCGATGCAAAAGCAGGCGCTGATCGACAAACTCGACAATCTGAAACGCCTGGGAATTAACACGGTGTTTTTCCAGGTGAAACCGGACAGCACGGCGCTCTGGTCGTCCAAAATTCTGCCATGGTCAGATATGCTTACCGGCAACATCGGCGAGTATCCGGGCTACGATCCGCTGCAGTTTATGCTTGATGAAGCCCACAAGCGTGGGATGAAAGTTCACGCCTGGTTCAACCCCTATCGCGTTTCAACCAATACCAGACCGTCAACCATCGCCGCGCTGAACCGCACCTCATACCAGCAACCGTCCAGCGTCTACGTGCAGCACCCTGAGTGGGTTCGCATCGCAGGCGATCGGTTTGTGCTCGACCCGGGCATCCCGGAGGTGCGTGACTGGATAACCCGGGTGGTGACCGAGGTGGTGGCGAACTACCCGATAGACGGCGTGCAGTTTGATGACTACTTTTATGCCGAATCGCCCCGCTCAACGCTGAATGACGCGCAGACCTACAGACAATACGGCCAGGGGTTTAGCTCAAAGGCCGACTGGCGTCGGCACAATACGCAGCAGCTGATCGTCCAGGTTTCCCGCGCAATTAAACAGACAAAACCCGACGTTGAGTTTGGCGTCAGCCCGGCGGGTGTCTGGCGTAACCGCTCTTTCGACCCGGCAGGATCCGACACCCGTGGCGCGGCGGCGTATGATGAATCCTACGCTGATACCCGTCAGTGGGTGCAACAGGGGCTGCTGGACTACATTGCCCCGCAAATCTACTGGCCGTTCTCCCGGGATGCGGCGCGCTATGACGTGCTGACCAAATGGTGGGCCGACGTGGTAAAACCGACCCATACCCGTCTGTACATCGGCATTGCGTTCTATAAAGTGGGCGAGCCGTCGAGAAATGAGCCGGACTGGACGGTTCAGGGCGGCGTGCCGGAGCTGAAAAAACAGCTCGATCTCAACGACGCCCTGCCGAACGTGAATGGCACTATCCTGTTCCGCGAAGATTACCTCAACCAGCCGCAGACGCAGCAGGCGGTAAACTACCTGAAAGGACGCTGGGGAAGCTAA
- a CDS encoding LacI family DNA-binding transcriptional regulator — protein sequence MRKTKRVTIKDIAELAGVSKATASLVLNGRSKELRVAEETRERVLAIAKEHHYQPSIHARSLRDNRSHTIGLVVPEITNYGFAVFSHELETLCREAGVQLLISCSDENPGQETVVVNNMVARQVDGLIVASSMLNDADYQKLSEQLPVVLFDRHMNDSSLPLVITDSITPTAELVAEIARQHPDEFYFLGGQPRLSPTRDRLEGFKQGLRDANVTLRPEWIIHGNYHPSSGYEMFAELCARLGRPPKALFTAACGLLEGVLRYMGQHNLLQSDIRLASFDDHYLYDSLTIPVDTVRQDNRQLAWHCFDLIGKLIDGEMPEPVQRKLDATLQRRYKAAE from the coding sequence GTGAGAAAAACAAAACGCGTCACCATTAAAGACATCGCGGAGCTGGCGGGAGTGTCCAAAGCCACCGCCAGCCTGGTACTGAACGGACGCAGCAAAGAGCTTCGCGTGGCGGAAGAGACCCGTGAACGCGTGCTGGCCATTGCGAAAGAGCATCACTACCAGCCCAGCATTCACGCCCGGTCGCTGCGCGATAACCGCAGTCACACCATTGGTCTGGTGGTCCCGGAGATCACCAACTACGGGTTTGCCGTCTTTTCTCACGAACTGGAGACGCTGTGCCGCGAGGCTGGCGTTCAGCTGCTCATCTCCTGTAGCGATGAAAATCCGGGGCAGGAGACCGTGGTGGTCAACAACATGGTGGCGCGTCAGGTCGACGGGCTGATTGTGGCCTCCAGTATGCTTAACGATGCGGATTACCAGAAACTGAGCGAACAGCTGCCCGTGGTGCTCTTTGACCGCCACATGAATGACAGCTCGCTGCCGTTGGTGATCACCGATTCCATTACCCCGACAGCCGAACTGGTGGCCGAGATTGCCCGCCAGCACCCCGATGAGTTTTACTTCCTCGGTGGACAGCCACGTCTTTCCCCTACGCGCGACCGCCTCGAAGGGTTTAAGCAGGGTTTGCGCGACGCGAACGTTACGCTGCGCCCGGAGTGGATCATCCACGGAAATTATCACCCGAGTTCCGGATATGAGATGTTCGCCGAACTCTGTGCACGCCTGGGCCGTCCGCCAAAAGCCCTGTTCACCGCCGCCTGCGGGCTGCTGGAAGGGGTGCTGCGCTACATGGGTCAGCACAACCTGTTGCAAAGTGATATCCGGTTAGCCAGTTTTGACGATCACTATTTATACGACTCGCTCACTATTCCGGTGGATACCGTCCGTCAGGATAATCGTCAGCTGGCATGGCACTGCTTTGACCTGATTGGCAAGTTAATCGACGGTGAGATGCCTGAACCCGTACAGCGAAAACTGGATGCCACCCTGCAGCGGCGCTACAAAGCGGCAGAATAG
- a CDS encoding sucrose-6-phosphate hydrolase: MTLPSRWPAVLQAVMKGQPRARADRHYPQWHPAPVTGLMNDPNGFIWFAGRYHLFYQWNPLDCDHRYKCWGHWSSDDLLHWQHEPMALMPDEEYDRNGCYSGSAVDNNGVLTLCYTGNVKFDDGSRTAWQCLAVEQPDGTFKKLGPVLALPDGYTGHVRDPKVWQHDGMWYMVLGAQDVQKRGKVLLFRSADLHTWVLCGEIAGHGVNGLTEAGYMWECPDLFALDGTHVMICCPQGLAREPHRYLNTYPAAWMSGAFDYQRGAFEHGALHELDAGFEFYAPQTTLAEDGRRILMGWMGVPDGEEMLQPTRAQGWIHQMTCPRELRYRDGKLWQTPVRELEALREEEQHWQGNACDAPELDASRLEFELSATSAKLDFAGALHLTVDGNGLRLERASLKTGETLTRYWLGEVHHLRVLCDHSSVEIFINHGEGVMSSRYFPDQPARVRFEGASDITLRYWSLRACMVE; this comes from the coding sequence ATGACATTACCTTCCCGCTGGCCTGCCGTGCTGCAGGCTGTCATGAAAGGGCAACCGCGCGCGCGTGCCGACCGCCACTATCCGCAGTGGCATCCGGCGCCGGTAACGGGGCTGATGAACGATCCGAACGGTTTTATCTGGTTTGCCGGGCGCTACCATCTGTTTTATCAGTGGAACCCGCTGGACTGCGATCACCGGTATAAATGCTGGGGGCACTGGAGTTCGGACGATCTGCTGCACTGGCAGCACGAGCCCATGGCGCTGATGCCAGATGAAGAGTACGACCGCAACGGTTGCTATTCCGGCAGCGCCGTGGACAACAATGGGGTGCTGACGCTGTGCTATACCGGCAACGTGAAGTTCGATGACGGCAGCCGCACCGCCTGGCAGTGCCTGGCCGTGGAACAACCGGACGGGACCTTTAAAAAGCTGGGGCCGGTGCTCGCGCTGCCGGATGGCTACACCGGCCACGTGCGCGATCCGAAGGTGTGGCAGCACGACGGGATGTGGTACATGGTGCTCGGCGCGCAGGATGTGCAAAAGCGCGGCAAAGTGCTGCTGTTCAGGTCTGCCGATTTGCACACGTGGGTATTGTGCGGAGAAATCGCCGGTCACGGCGTCAACGGACTGACGGAGGCGGGATACATGTGGGAGTGCCCGGACCTGTTTGCCCTCGACGGGACGCACGTTATGATCTGCTGCCCGCAGGGGCTGGCGCGTGAGCCGCATCGTTATCTCAACACCTATCCGGCAGCCTGGATGAGCGGGGCGTTTGACTATCAGCGCGGCGCATTTGAGCACGGTGCGTTACACGAGCTGGACGCCGGTTTTGAGTTTTACGCCCCGCAAACGACGCTGGCGGAAGATGGCCGACGGATCCTGATGGGCTGGATGGGCGTGCCTGACGGGGAAGAGATGCTGCAGCCCACCCGGGCACAGGGCTGGATCCATCAGATGACCTGCCCGCGAGAGCTGCGCTACCGCGACGGCAAGCTCTGGCAGACCCCGGTGCGTGAGCTGGAAGCGCTGCGCGAAGAGGAGCAGCACTGGCAGGGCAACGCCTGCGATGCGCCGGAGCTTGATGCCTCGCGCCTTGAGTTCGAGCTGAGTGCAACCTCCGCGAAACTGGATTTTGCCGGTGCGCTGCACCTCACGGTCGATGGCAATGGCCTGCGTCTGGAACGTGCCAGCCTGAAAACGGGTGAGACGTTAACCCGCTACTGGCTGGGTGAGGTTCACCATCTGCGCGTTCTGTGCGACCACTCCAGCGTCGAAATTTTCATCAACCACGGTGAAGGGGTGATGAGCAGCCGCTATTTTCCTGACCAACCGGCCCGGGTGCGATTCGAAGGTGCGTCCGACATCACATTACGCTACTGGTCGCTGCGCGCCTGCATGGTAGAATAG
- a CDS encoding methyl-accepting chemotaxis protein yields MSLKKSSLIVFFSLLFFFIASTLTSVGLIIKSNNSLDNVNKEIQVVLSIIDPINHSRTLRVRVMEYVKMVEAGASADESAKLAAVKEALTKADRAFAAFMASPRLTDEAPLVSAYQDAWQNYRNQGLAPLIDAAAAHDVAKFNALIPEVSRLDRQYEIVLDQVLAVHQAYAKNLNEDASSNFVSGLAIIAGIALLFVLVIVAVSLLMKRLVLAPVNLAREHCSQIAAGKLDIPVPVKGNSGNEIDHLMGSMEQMRQALLTTIAQVRDASHTVTHAAQEIASGNIDLASRTEQQASALTQTAASMEELSATVANNTDNVCQAGKLVQDAVKNAHTGEAVTREVIETMNTIAANSKRIEDITSVINSIAFQTNILALNAAVEAARAGTQGRGFAVVASEVRTLAQKSAVAAKDIENLIAQSVSSVKNGAELVGRSGEVIDSIISSVNKVNTLMEQISVASEEQSRGISQVGQAVTEMDGVTQQNAALVQQSAAAAASLEEQAQQLTRSISSFSLPVQA; encoded by the coding sequence ATGTCGTTAAAAAAATCATCCCTGATTGTGTTTTTCTCGCTGCTTTTCTTCTTTATCGCCAGCACGCTCACCAGCGTTGGCCTCATCATCAAAAGTAATAACTCCCTGGATAATGTGAACAAAGAGATCCAGGTGGTGCTGTCGATTATTGATCCCATCAACCATAGCCGTACGTTGCGTGTCCGGGTGATGGAGTATGTGAAGATGGTAGAGGCGGGCGCATCTGCGGATGAGTCGGCGAAGCTCGCGGCAGTAAAAGAGGCGCTGACCAAAGCCGATCGCGCCTTTGCTGCCTTTATGGCGTCTCCCCGTCTGACGGATGAAGCGCCGCTGGTGAGCGCCTATCAGGATGCCTGGCAGAATTACCGTAACCAGGGGCTGGCACCGTTGATTGATGCCGCCGCCGCGCACGATGTTGCCAAATTCAACGCCCTGATACCGGAAGTCTCGCGCCTCGATCGTCAGTATGAGATCGTTCTTGACCAGGTTCTGGCCGTACATCAGGCCTATGCCAAAAACCTGAACGAAGATGCGAGCAGCAACTTTGTTTCCGGCCTGGCGATTATCGCCGGTATCGCTCTGCTGTTTGTGCTGGTGATTGTTGCCGTCAGCCTGCTGATGAAGCGCCTTGTTCTGGCGCCGGTTAATCTGGCTCGTGAACACTGCAGTCAGATTGCGGCGGGCAAACTGGACATTCCGGTACCGGTGAAGGGGAATTCCGGCAATGAGATCGATCACCTGATGGGCTCCATGGAGCAGATGCGTCAGGCACTGCTGACGACCATCGCCCAGGTGCGCGACGCGAGTCATACCGTGACCCACGCTGCACAGGAAATTGCCTCCGGGAATATCGATCTGGCTTCGCGTACCGAGCAGCAGGCGTCTGCGCTAACCCAGACGGCGGCCAGCATGGAAGAGCTGAGCGCGACCGTAGCCAATAACACCGACAACGTCTGCCAGGCCGGGAAACTGGTGCAGGACGCGGTGAAAAATGCCCACACCGGGGAAGCCGTGACCCGTGAAGTGATTGAAACGATGAATACCATCGCCGCGAACTCGAAGCGCATCGAGGACATTACCAGCGTGATCAACAGCATCGCTTTTCAGACCAACATTCTGGCACTCAACGCGGCGGTAGAAGCGGCGCGCGCCGGTACCCAGGGGCGTGGTTTTGCCGTGGTCGCCAGCGAAGTTCGCACGCTGGCGCAGAAAAGTGCGGTGGCAGCGAAGGATATCGAAAACCTGATCGCCCAGTCGGTTTCCAGCGTAAAAAACGGTGCCGAACTGGTAGGGCGCTCAGGGGAGGTCATTGACTCGATTATCAGCTCCGTTAATAAAGTGAATACGCTGATGGAACAGATCTCTGTGGCCTCTGAAGAGCAGAGTCGCGGTATCAGTCAGGTCGGGCAGGCAGTGACGGAGATGGATGGTGTGACCCAGCAGAACGCCGCGCTGGTGCAACAGTCTGCCGCGGCGGCCGCGTCGCTGGAAGAGCAGGCGCAGCAGCTCACGCGGAGTATTTCGAGTTTTAGTTTGCCAGTGCAAGCTTGA
- the dsbG gene encoding thiol:disulfide interchange protein DsbG, with amino-acid sequence MNKLLLLSLLTASGLAQAADTIPDVVKTFSEQQEITILKKIDVPGGAPAWLGQYQDMGVTLFLTPDGKHVISGYLYDEKGKNLSEGVFQKEIYAPMGREMWKQLNAAHPLKEGADNAPRKVFVFADPFCPYCKAFWSEAQPWVKAGNVQLNTLLVAFLNPNSGRNASAILNAKDPVTAWKEYELSGGKKLPKLEGTASRETVAILQKHQALMDSLGANATPAIYYLNDQNELQQVVGMPDAKQLEAMFGPKP; translated from the coding sequence ATGAATAAATTACTGTTACTTTCGCTGCTGACTGCGTCAGGGCTGGCGCAGGCTGCGGATACGATACCTGATGTCGTGAAGACCTTTAGCGAGCAGCAGGAGATTACGATCCTCAAGAAAATTGACGTGCCCGGTGGCGCACCCGCCTGGCTGGGGCAATATCAGGACATGGGGGTGACGCTCTTTCTGACACCTGACGGAAAGCACGTTATTTCGGGTTATCTCTATGACGAGAAGGGTAAAAACCTCAGCGAGGGTGTTTTCCAGAAAGAGATCTACGCCCCGATGGGACGCGAAATGTGGAAACAGCTTAACGCCGCGCACCCCCTGAAAGAGGGGGCAGATAACGCGCCACGCAAAGTGTTTGTCTTCGCCGATCCGTTCTGCCCATACTGCAAGGCATTCTGGTCAGAAGCACAGCCGTGGGTGAAGGCGGGTAATGTGCAGCTCAACACGCTGCTGGTGGCGTTTCTCAACCCGAACAGCGGCCGTAACGCATCTGCGATCCTGAATGCAAAAGATCCGGTTACGGCGTGGAAGGAGTACGAACTGTCCGGCGGGAAAAAACTGCCAAAACTGGAAGGCACGGCCTCGCGTGAAACCGTGGCGATACTGCAAAAACATCAGGCGTTGATGGACAGTCTGGGGGCGAATGCCACGCCGGCCATTTATTATCTGAATGACCAGAACGAGCTCCAGCAGGTTGTCGGTATGCCGGACGCGAAGCAGCTTGAGGCGATGTTCGGGCCGAAGCCGTAA
- a CDS encoding VF530 family DNA-binding protein yields MTAHISKDPLHGVTLEMMVNALVARYGWSELGNRIKINCFRKDPSVKSSLKFLRRTPWARAEVEALYLDSLNDNGAAEPEAPAFNPWANSRITKS; encoded by the coding sequence ATGACTGCACATATTTCCAAAGATCCTTTGCATGGCGTTACGCTGGAGATGATGGTCAACGCCCTGGTGGCGCGATACGGCTGGAGCGAGTTAGGTAACCGAATCAAAATCAACTGTTTCAGAAAAGACCCAAGCGTGAAGTCGAGCCTGAAATTCCTGCGCCGCACCCCCTGGGCGCGCGCGGAAGTTGAAGCCCTGTATCTGGATTCCCTCAATGATAACGGGGCCGCTGAACCCGAGGCGCCCGCCTTTAACCCCTGGGCCAATAGTCGGATAACCAAGAGCTAA